A window of Chitinophaga sp. MM2321 contains these coding sequences:
- a CDS encoding TonB-dependent receptor — translation MKLSAILLFCACLQVSATGYSQNITLSEKNASLEKVFRAIERQTGYVFFFDHHLLDQSKKVSIDIKSSPLEKVMELCLKDQSLTYTIVGGNIVIEPREFITNTRVPVIAAPPPLMEIRGKVTGADGEPLPGATVIIKNSKTGTQTDVNGFFKLNVSTGTTLVISYIGYESREVIVTDNQLLNIALKVEINKSSEVVVIGYGIAKKSDLTGAVSQIKSADITAAPATNIMQSLSGRAAGVQVLQNNGAPGGAISVRIRGINSIMGGNDPLYVIDGFPYNGSPTFLQNSDIASIEILKDASSTAIYGSRGANGIVIITTKSGKKTPGTSVDFNAGYTVQSVSKKMKLMNAAQYATLYNERAVNDNQAPFFTKEMIDSFSLHPGTDWQDLVMHQAPMYNTNVTVNGGGERTRFSLSGGVFLQDGIVRNSDYKRYSLRGSVEHDISKIFTVSYNATLTRLDSRRQNSGLGNRGSDLISAMLMAPPTLTPYLADGSYRRLTTAYPFISNAIINPMVPLNENTDRIKGDRVFSNAALTIKPWKDLSIRISGGIDNLNDRTDAYKNIEPSTNSVGDAKVDTRQSTSLLNENVIYYNKQLGQHRINVTAGFTYQDYVTTTVQGSGINFLSDVVNTGALGSAGTPGIPKSSYEKWVLLSYLGRVNYTLQDKYLFTVSMRRDGSSRYSPGNKWSNFPSAAIAWRASDEPFLKGSSLVSDLKVRASYGATGSTAINPYQTLNQLVAGNTIFGDALATSFAPDKVLPGNLKWETTYQKDFGVDVALFSDLIRVTADFYHKRTKNLLNTVPLPVSMGYRTTLRNVGEMENKGMEFSVEADVLKKEVTWNVVANISFNRNKIVKLYDGQDIFGNALYTGSLNDYINLLREGQPYGIFYGYVENGYTDKGNLQYADLNKDGSISSADKTYIGDPNPDFTYGFNSVTAYKGFELSLFIQGSQGNDIFNLNKAATLDLGMGLNLPADVAYDHWTPENTTAKYPKITSTLSANMSTRFVEDGSYLRFKNIQLAYNLPIGKMNLKWFKKAQVYVSGQNLITFTKYSWYDPEINAFGSTFAPGANTSINQGIDYATYPTNKSVTVGIRCGF, via the coding sequence ATGAAGTTATCTGCCATCCTTTTATTTTGCGCATGTTTGCAGGTGAGTGCAACAGGTTATTCTCAGAACATAACCTTATCTGAAAAGAATGCGTCACTGGAAAAAGTCTTTCGGGCTATCGAAAGGCAAACGGGCTACGTGTTCTTTTTTGACCATCATCTGCTGGATCAGTCGAAAAAAGTAAGTATCGACATAAAATCTTCTCCCCTGGAAAAGGTGATGGAGTTATGTCTGAAAGATCAGTCTTTGACATACACCATTGTGGGGGGAAATATTGTGATAGAGCCCCGGGAATTTATAACCAACACACGGGTACCCGTTATCGCAGCACCGCCACCGCTGATGGAAATAAGGGGGAAGGTTACCGGCGCAGACGGAGAGCCGCTGCCAGGTGCTACGGTGATCATCAAAAATTCCAAAACCGGCACACAAACGGATGTAAACGGCTTCTTTAAACTAAACGTATCCACAGGTACTACCCTGGTCATTTCCTACATTGGATATGAATCCAGGGAAGTAATCGTTACGGATAACCAGTTGCTGAACATTGCACTGAAAGTAGAGATCAATAAATCTTCAGAAGTAGTGGTGATAGGTTATGGTATCGCCAAAAAGAGTGATCTCACCGGTGCGGTGTCACAAATAAAATCCGCAGACATTACCGCAGCACCTGCTACCAATATCATGCAGTCGTTGAGCGGCAGGGCTGCCGGTGTACAGGTACTACAGAACAACGGTGCCCCCGGCGGCGCTATCAGCGTGCGTATCAGAGGAATCAACTCTATCATGGGCGGCAACGATCCGCTGTATGTAATAGATGGTTTTCCTTACAACGGAAGCCCTACCTTTTTGCAGAACAGTGATATCGCTTCCATTGAAATATTAAAAGATGCCTCTTCTACCGCCATTTACGGCTCCAGGGGCGCCAATGGTATTGTAATCATTACTACAAAAAGCGGTAAGAAAACACCTGGCACTTCTGTCGATTTTAACGCAGGCTATACCGTACAATCAGTATCAAAAAAGATGAAACTGATGAACGCTGCACAGTATGCCACCCTGTATAACGAACGGGCTGTAAATGATAACCAGGCGCCATTCTTTACAAAGGAAATGATCGACTCTTTTTCGCTGCATCCCGGTACTGACTGGCAGGATCTGGTGATGCACCAGGCGCCCATGTACAATACCAATGTAACCGTAAACGGTGGCGGTGAAAGAACACGCTTCTCTTTATCCGGTGGTGTATTTTTACAGGATGGTATTGTCCGCAACAGTGATTATAAAAGATATTCTTTAAGAGGAAGTGTAGAACACGATATCAGCAAAATATTCACCGTTTCCTACAATGCTACGTTAACAAGACTCGACAGCCGCCGTCAGAACTCCGGATTGGGCAACAGGGGCAGTGACCTGATTTCCGCCATGCTCATGGCGCCTCCCACACTCACACCTTACCTGGCGGATGGTAGTTACCGCCGGTTAACAACCGCCTATCCGTTTATCTCCAATGCCATCATCAATCCGATGGTACCGCTCAATGAGAACACGGACCGTATAAAAGGCGACCGCGTATTTTCCAATGCTGCATTGACGATCAAGCCCTGGAAAGATCTCTCTATCAGGATCTCCGGTGGTATTGATAATTTAAATGACCGCACGGATGCCTATAAGAATATTGAGCCATCTACCAATTCAGTAGGTGATGCAAAGGTGGACACCAGGCAGTCTACCAGCCTGCTCAACGAAAACGTGATTTATTATAATAAACAACTGGGACAACACCGGATCAATGTAACCGCTGGTTTTACTTACCAGGATTATGTGACCACAACCGTACAAGGTTCCGGTATCAACTTCCTGAGTGATGTTGTAAACACAGGTGCATTAGGCAGTGCAGGTACACCCGGTATCCCCAAAAGCTCCTATGAAAAATGGGTGCTGTTGTCATACCTGGGCAGGGTGAACTATACGTTACAGGATAAATATCTTTTCACGGTTAGTATGCGGCGTGATGGTTCCTCCCGTTATTCACCAGGCAACAAATGGAGTAATTTCCCTTCTGCTGCTATTGCGTGGCGTGCATCTGATGAGCCATTCCTGAAAGGATCATCGCTGGTATCTGATCTGAAAGTAAGGGCCAGTTACGGTGCTACCGGTAGTACGGCCATCAATCCTTATCAGACCCTTAATCAGCTGGTGGCTGGCAATACTATTTTCGGGGATGCATTGGCTACTTCTTTTGCACCAGACAAGGTATTGCCCGGTAATCTCAAATGGGAAACCACTTACCAGAAAGACTTTGGTGTAGATGTAGCGTTGTTCAGTGACCTGATTCGGGTGACGGCTGACTTCTACCATAAGCGTACAAAAAATCTTTTGAATACAGTGCCGTTACCCGTTTCTATGGGGTATCGTACTACGTTGCGGAATGTTGGGGAGATGGAAAACAAAGGCATGGAGTTTTCAGTGGAAGCAGATGTGCTGAAAAAAGAAGTTACCTGGAATGTGGTAGCCAATATTTCTTTCAACCGTAATAAAATAGTAAAGCTGTATGACGGACAGGATATCTTCGGAAATGCATTGTATACCGGCTCTCTGAATGATTATATCAACTTGTTGAGAGAAGGTCAGCCATACGGTATTTTCTATGGCTATGTGGAAAATGGCTACACCGACAAAGGCAATCTGCAATATGCAGACCTGAACAAAGACGGTAGTATCAGTTCAGCAGATAAAACATACATCGGCGATCCTAATCCTGATTTTACGTATGGATTTAATTCTGTGACTGCCTACAAAGGATTTGAACTGTCACTGTTTATCCAGGGATCGCAGGGTAATGATATTTTCAACCTGAATAAAGCGGCTACACTCGATCTGGGTATGGGGCTGAATCTGCCGGCTGATGTGGCATACGACCACTGGACACCGGAAAATACCACCGCAAAATATCCGAAAATTACCAGCACTTTATCGGCCAATATGTCTACCCGTTTTGTGGAAGACGGCTCTTACCTGCGCTTTAAAAATATTCAGCTCGCCTATAATCTTCCTATAGGAAAAATGAACCTGAAATGGTTTAAAAAAGCACAGGTATATGTAAGCGGACAAAATCTCATCACTTTCACAAAGTATTCCTGGTATGATCCGGAAATAAATGCATTCGGTTCCACGTTTGCTCCTGGTGCAAATACTTCTATCAACCAAGGAATCGATTATGCTACTTATCCCACCAATAAGTCCGTAACGGTCGGCATCAGATGTGGGTTTTGA